A region of Pyxidicoccus parkwaysis DNA encodes the following proteins:
- a CDS encoding phosphoribosyltransferase: protein MRFRDRMEGGRRLASLLLPYRGGNDVVLGLARGGMLVAYEVARALEAPLQVWVARKVDLPGRRLTLGAVSEGDGLYMDPDALRLSPRLEPMFRNLANDTRADIESEVQRLRAQTFLELGGRTVLLVDDALVTGASAAAALQALRKQRPGRLILATPVATPHALEVVRPLANAVHCVRTISALGSVSEAYDDSRPVPDAEVRRLLERSREPPLPLEVLVSTDPGGFWM, encoded by the coding sequence ATGCGTTTTCGAGACCGGATGGAGGGAGGGCGCCGGCTGGCGAGCCTGCTGCTGCCCTACCGTGGAGGGAATGACGTCGTGCTGGGGCTCGCCCGCGGCGGCATGCTCGTCGCCTACGAGGTGGCGCGCGCCCTGGAAGCGCCCCTCCAGGTATGGGTGGCCCGCAAGGTGGACCTCCCTGGACGGCGGCTGACGCTGGGCGCCGTGTCCGAGGGCGACGGCCTCTACATGGACCCGGACGCCCTGCGCCTGTCGCCTCGTCTGGAGCCCATGTTCCGCAACCTCGCCAACGACACCCGGGCCGACATCGAATCCGAGGTGCAGCGGCTGCGCGCCCAGACCTTCCTGGAGCTGGGCGGCAGGACGGTGCTGCTCGTCGACGACGCGCTGGTGACGGGCGCCAGCGCCGCCGCCGCCCTCCAGGCCCTGCGCAAGCAGCGGCCCGGACGGCTGATACTGGCCACCCCCGTGGCCACGCCGCACGCGCTGGAGGTGGTGCGCCCGCTCGCGAACGCGGTGCACTGTGTGAGGACCATCTCCGCCCTGGGCTCGGTGTCCGAGGCCTACGACGACTCGCGCCCCGTGCCGGACGCGGAGGTGCGGCGGTTGCTGGAGCGCTCGCGCGAGCCGCCCCTGCCGCTCGAGGTGCTGGTGTCCACGGACCCCGGCGGCTTCTGGATGTGA
- a CDS encoding ribose-phosphate diphosphokinase, which yields MEAMDPVLLTGTASPHLGRALAAALGVTPTDCHFERFPDGEMHMEVPETVRGRTVVLVQTTTPPTGEHLLELLLMADACWRAGAARLEAVVPYLGYARQDRRGRPGEPLGGRMMADLLSQGRFARVLVVDLHSPALEGCFGAPLENLTALPLLADALRPNLTDTSVVVAPDLGAVKRAEALARLLGRPWAVIHKVRVSGDEVHASGLMGEVRGRRPILVDDMVSTGGTLVAAAGTLRDAGCADDITVVTTHALLVGPAVERLRTLPLTRLVSTDSVEPQTELPFRHEVVTLAPLIARALRP from the coding sequence GTGGAGGCCATGGACCCGGTCCTCCTCACTGGAACTGCCAGCCCGCACCTCGGACGAGCCCTCGCAGCGGCCCTGGGCGTCACCCCCACCGACTGTCACTTCGAGCGCTTTCCGGATGGAGAGATGCACATGGAGGTGCCCGAGACAGTGCGTGGGCGCACCGTGGTGCTGGTGCAGACGACGACTCCGCCGACGGGTGAGCACCTGCTGGAGTTGCTGCTCATGGCGGATGCGTGCTGGCGGGCGGGAGCGGCCCGGCTGGAGGCGGTGGTGCCGTACCTGGGCTACGCGCGGCAGGACCGGCGCGGGCGACCGGGCGAGCCGCTGGGTGGCCGGATGATGGCGGACCTGCTGTCACAGGGACGGTTTGCCCGGGTGCTGGTGGTGGACCTGCACAGCCCCGCGCTGGAGGGGTGCTTCGGGGCGCCGCTGGAGAACCTCACGGCGCTGCCGCTGCTGGCGGACGCGCTGCGGCCGAACCTGACGGACACGTCGGTGGTGGTGGCGCCGGATTTGGGCGCGGTGAAGCGGGCGGAGGCGCTGGCGCGGTTGTTGGGCCGGCCGTGGGCGGTGATTCACAAGGTGCGGGTGAGCGGCGACGAGGTCCACGCCAGCGGATTGATGGGCGAGGTGCGCGGGCGCCGGCCGATTCTCGTGGATGACATGGTGTCCACGGGAGGCACGCTGGTGGCGGCGGCGGGCACGCTGCGCGACGCGGGCTGCGCGGACGACATCACGGTGGTGACGACACACGCGCTGCTGGTGGGCCCGGCGGTGGAGCGGTTGCGCACGCTGCCGCTGACGCGGCTGGTGAGCACGGACAGCGTGGAGCCACAGACGGAGCTGCCGTTCCGGCACGAGGTGGTGACACTCGCGCCGCTCATTGCCCGCGCGCTGCGGCCGTGA
- a CDS encoding archease encodes MDAGPVPAATGANTPPRWEHLTRGTARAVRGVGRSEEEALEQAAVALCALVADPTQVEVREEVSVECDAKDLDSLLADWLGAILHNMSARRLRFRCFAVRLDGRRLFGHAFGEHVDPARHHGVMEPRGVSLTKPVVRGTADGRWTAECEVHG; translated from the coding sequence ATGGACGCTGGACCCGTGCCCGCGGCGACGGGCGCGAACACGCCCCCGCGCTGGGAGCACCTCACCCGAGGCACGGCACGGGCCGTGCGCGGCGTGGGCCGCTCGGAGGAGGAGGCGCTGGAGCAGGCCGCGGTGGCGCTGTGCGCGCTGGTGGCGGACCCCACGCAGGTGGAGGTGCGCGAGGAGGTGTCCGTGGAGTGCGACGCGAAGGACCTGGACTCCCTGCTCGCGGACTGGCTGGGCGCCATCCTCCACAACATGTCCGCGCGGCGGCTGCGCTTCCGGTGCTTCGCGGTGCGGCTGGACGGGCGTCGCCTCTTCGGCCACGCCTTCGGCGAGCACGTGGACCCGGCGCGGCACCATGGCGTCATGGAGCCGCGCGGCGTGTCGCTGACGAAGCCCGTGGTGCGCGGCACGGCGGACGGGCGGTGGACGGCGGAGTGCGAGGTGCACGGCTGA
- a CDS encoding peptidoglycan-binding protein, whose amino-acid sequence MSVRSATSSPAFRTTTAAPQRFDGSKPAPGTTNTNAAQVTNPPLHGDPKNRNKDTYNQVINQFAAGNNPRYTPRDSNGDGTRDTFCNIFLWDVTRAMGAEIPHWVDKDGNSVAPGKGRELNANATVDWMHQNGAKNGWRKATPEEAQKMANEGHPAVALWKNPGGIGHVAVVRPGEVTAQGPASAQAGGKNFNSGHIKDGFGKAQPEYWVNDSGKATGKPPTDTTKPPPTTTPPPSTGGVSVPKTDLKRGVEGPEVRKLQDVLVKLGYMTKEQVNTGPGIFGPKTEAAVAKFQKDHGISPNSGIFGPKTRAAMTEALKGNGGTTKPGGTGGTGGTTGPGPVTQPSGSDAAKAAKIDQILKGTGLAGQGAHIVAMSKKYNVPPELALAMFRKEASFMSAGSAVKNNNPGNLRFAQWETKFGGQPNGNFTKFPDAKSGIEAYFALLGGPAYRGFIDRGDYQGMINKYAPPSENDSGLYHKQVLQWMQEYKNKIG is encoded by the coding sequence ATGAGCGTTCGCAGCGCTACCAGCTCCCCTGCCTTCCGGACGACGACCGCGGCGCCCCAGCGCTTCGACGGCAGCAAGCCGGCTCCTGGCACCACCAACACCAACGCGGCGCAGGTGACGAACCCGCCGCTGCACGGCGACCCGAAGAACCGCAACAAGGACACGTACAACCAGGTCATCAACCAGTTCGCGGCGGGGAACAACCCGCGCTACACGCCGCGCGACTCCAACGGTGACGGCACGCGCGATACGTTCTGCAACATCTTCCTGTGGGACGTGACGCGCGCCATGGGCGCGGAGATTCCCCACTGGGTGGACAAGGACGGCAACAGCGTGGCGCCGGGCAAGGGCCGCGAGCTGAACGCCAACGCCACCGTGGACTGGATGCACCAGAACGGTGCGAAGAACGGCTGGCGGAAGGCGACGCCTGAGGAGGCGCAGAAGATGGCCAACGAGGGCCATCCCGCCGTGGCGCTGTGGAAGAACCCGGGTGGCATCGGCCACGTGGCGGTGGTGCGCCCCGGTGAAGTGACGGCGCAGGGGCCGGCGTCCGCGCAGGCGGGCGGGAAGAACTTCAACAGCGGCCACATCAAGGACGGCTTCGGCAAGGCGCAGCCGGAGTACTGGGTGAACGACAGCGGCAAGGCCACGGGCAAGCCGCCCACGGACACGACGAAGCCGCCTCCCACCACCACGCCTCCTCCGTCCACGGGCGGCGTGAGCGTGCCGAAGACGGACCTCAAGCGCGGCGTGGAAGGCCCGGAGGTGCGCAAGCTGCAGGATGTCCTCGTCAAGCTGGGCTACATGACGAAGGAGCAGGTGAACACGGGGCCGGGCATCTTCGGGCCGAAGACGGAGGCGGCCGTCGCGAAGTTCCAGAAGGACCACGGCATCAGCCCCAACTCCGGCATCTTCGGGCCGAAGACGCGCGCGGCGATGACGGAGGCGCTGAAGGGCAACGGCGGCACGACCAAGCCGGGTGGCACGGGCGGCACGGGCGGCACTACGGGTCCGGGCCCCGTCACGCAGCCGTCGGGCTCGGACGCGGCGAAGGCGGCGAAGATTGACCAGATTCTGAAGGGCACGGGTCTGGCGGGCCAGGGCGCGCACATCGTGGCGATGTCGAAGAAGTACAACGTGCCGCCGGAATTGGCGCTGGCGATGTTCCGCAAGGAAGCGTCGTTCATGTCGGCGGGCTCGGCGGTGAAGAACAACAACCCCGGCAACCTGCGCTTCGCGCAGTGGGAGACGAAGTTCGGCGGCCAGCCCAACGGCAACTTCACGAAGTTCCCCGACGCGAAGAGCGGCATCGAAGCGTACTTCGCGCTGCTCGGTGGCCCCGCGTACCGAGGCTTCATCGACCGCGGCGACTACCAGGGCATGATCAACAAGTACGCGCCTCCGTCGGAGAACGACAGCGGCCTGTACCACAAGCAGGTCCTGCAGTGGATGCAGGAGTACAAGAACAAGATTGGGTAG
- a CDS encoding M1 family metallopeptidase: MPNLLRPAALAAVTLLSACGARQNVPTEPPAASAPAAQSAAAAPTPPELRLPGDVRPTGYTVELTVDPKATTFQGTSDIDLEVAKSTSVIWLHGKGLVVKQATLLQDGAAIDVKPVKGGTDFLGFTLAKPVGVGAAKLRVVYEGIASEKETDGAFRVNEGGDWYVYTQFEPIDARRVFPSFDEPGFKVPWQLTFHVPAGNVAVTNTPQLTEETGADGSRTFHFARTQPLPSYLIAFGVGPFDFHPAEPSGKKKVKTRIITPRGRAVEATYAAEVTPQILGALEDYFGIPYAYEKLDVLAVPLLGGAMEHPGLVTFNSRLILSKPEEDTPGRQRAFSNTQVHELAHQWFGDLVTMAWWDDLWLNEAFATWMTPRIIETWRPTWDAPVERVNERSGALDSDSLLSARRIRQPIESQNDIVNAFDGITYGKGAAVLSMTEEWLGRDVFRRGIQRHLKAHAHGNATAKDFLSALDTESGKDVSGMMSTFLDQGGAPLVTATLECGAAGNKVVLTQTRYLRLGSKSPGPQSWRTPVCVDYAVGKKESRACTLMEGERAELPLPDAKACPAWVFPNSEGAGYYRMQLAGEAATKLSKSGLDSLSRTERVAFLGDVQALAMAGSLPAAEALALAARTANDKDRVVTEASLEMLDLASRRLIPEAKETERARFLRETYGPRARQLGFTPRQGESEDTRLLRPWLVRLAGKDGADPKLVAEARSLADAWLKDRKAVAPEMVDTVLAIAAGHGDAAFQQKLITAVHAEKERKTRQQLLMALGNFSDPTLTKQSLALMFDKELDPRETGMLLFFGSQQNPRTMDVAFDFVKENYDRLVGDSPDALLPKDAAGRMAFVGRGFCDAGKRQQVADFFTERSAKAPGGPRMLAQVLESVDQCTSLKEAQGKSVESFLDQRATPKAPEAPKTR, encoded by the coding sequence ATGCCCAACCTGCTCCGTCCGGCGGCCCTGGCCGCCGTCACCCTCCTCAGCGCGTGCGGTGCCCGGCAGAACGTTCCCACCGAGCCCCCCGCTGCTTCCGCTCCGGCCGCGCAGTCCGCGGCCGCGGCTCCCACTCCGCCCGAGCTGCGCCTCCCCGGCGACGTGCGCCCCACCGGCTACACCGTGGAGCTCACCGTCGACCCGAAGGCCACCACGTTCCAGGGCACTTCCGACATCGACCTCGAAGTCGCGAAGTCCACCTCCGTCATCTGGCTCCACGGCAAGGGACTCGTCGTGAAGCAGGCCACGCTCCTGCAGGACGGAGCCGCCATCGACGTGAAGCCCGTGAAGGGCGGCACCGACTTCCTCGGCTTCACGCTGGCGAAGCCCGTGGGCGTGGGCGCCGCGAAGCTGCGCGTGGTGTACGAGGGCATCGCCTCCGAGAAGGAGACGGACGGCGCCTTCCGCGTCAACGAGGGCGGTGACTGGTACGTCTACACCCAGTTCGAGCCCATCGACGCGCGCCGCGTCTTCCCGTCGTTCGACGAGCCCGGCTTCAAGGTGCCCTGGCAGCTCACCTTCCACGTGCCCGCGGGCAACGTGGCCGTCACCAACACGCCGCAGCTGACGGAAGAGACGGGCGCCGACGGCAGCCGCACCTTCCACTTCGCGCGCACCCAGCCGCTGCCCAGCTACCTCATCGCCTTCGGCGTGGGCCCGTTCGACTTCCACCCCGCCGAGCCCTCCGGCAAGAAGAAGGTGAAGACGCGCATCATCACCCCGCGCGGCCGCGCCGTGGAGGCCACCTACGCCGCGGAAGTCACCCCGCAAATCCTCGGCGCGCTGGAGGACTACTTCGGCATTCCCTACGCGTACGAGAAGCTGGACGTGCTCGCGGTGCCGCTGCTCGGCGGCGCCATGGAGCACCCGGGCCTGGTGACGTTCAACTCGCGCCTCATCCTCTCCAAGCCGGAGGAGGACACGCCCGGCCGCCAGCGCGCCTTCTCCAATACGCAGGTGCACGAGCTGGCGCACCAGTGGTTCGGCGACCTCGTCACCATGGCGTGGTGGGATGACCTGTGGCTCAACGAGGCCTTCGCCACGTGGATGACCCCGCGCATCATCGAGACGTGGCGGCCCACGTGGGACGCGCCGGTGGAGCGCGTGAATGAGCGCAGTGGCGCGCTGGACTCCGACAGCCTCCTGTCCGCGCGTCGCATCCGCCAGCCGATTGAGAGCCAGAACGACATCGTCAACGCCTTCGACGGAATCACCTACGGCAAGGGCGCCGCGGTGCTCTCCATGACGGAGGAGTGGCTGGGCCGCGACGTGTTCCGCCGCGGAATCCAGCGCCACCTGAAGGCGCACGCGCACGGCAACGCCACCGCGAAGGACTTCCTCTCCGCGCTGGACACCGAGTCCGGCAAGGACGTGTCGGGGATGATGAGCACCTTCCTGGACCAGGGCGGCGCGCCGCTCGTCACCGCGACGCTGGAGTGCGGCGCGGCCGGCAACAAGGTGGTGCTGACGCAGACGCGCTACCTGCGGCTGGGCTCGAAGTCGCCGGGCCCGCAGTCGTGGCGCACGCCGGTGTGCGTGGACTACGCGGTGGGCAAGAAGGAGTCGCGCGCGTGCACGCTGATGGAGGGCGAGCGCGCGGAGCTGCCGCTGCCGGACGCGAAGGCGTGCCCGGCGTGGGTGTTCCCCAACTCGGAGGGCGCGGGCTACTACCGCATGCAGCTCGCCGGTGAGGCGGCGACGAAGCTGTCGAAGTCCGGCCTGGACTCGCTGTCCCGCACCGAGCGCGTGGCCTTCCTGGGCGACGTGCAGGCGCTGGCCATGGCGGGCTCGCTGCCCGCGGCCGAGGCGCTGGCGCTGGCCGCCCGCACCGCCAACGACAAGGACCGCGTCGTCACCGAGGCCTCGCTGGAGATGCTGGACCTGGCCAGCCGGCGGCTGATTCCCGAGGCGAAGGAGACGGAGCGCGCCCGCTTCCTGCGCGAGACGTACGGCCCGCGCGCGCGGCAGCTCGGCTTCACGCCGCGCCAGGGTGAGAGCGAGGACACGCGCCTGTTGCGCCCGTGGCTGGTGCGGCTGGCGGGCAAGGACGGCGCGGACCCGAAGCTCGTCGCCGAGGCGCGCTCGCTCGCGGATGCGTGGCTGAAGGACCGGAAGGCCGTGGCGCCGGAGATGGTGGACACGGTGCTCGCCATCGCCGCGGGCCATGGGGACGCGGCCTTCCAGCAGAAGCTCATCACCGCGGTGCACGCGGAGAAGGAGCGCAAGACGCGGCAGCAGTTGCTCATGGCGCTGGGCAACTTCTCGGACCCGACGCTGACGAAGCAGAGCCTGGCGCTGATGTTCGACAAGGAGCTGGACCCGCGCGAGACGGGGATGCTGCTCTTCTTCGGCTCGCAACAGAACCCGCGCACGATGGACGTGGCGTTCGACTTCGTGAAGGAGAACTACGACAGGCTGGTGGGAGACTCGCCGGACGCGCTGCTGCCCAAGGACGCCGCGGGGCGCATGGCCTTCGTGGGCCGGGGCTTCTGCGACGCGGGCAAGCGCCAGCAGGTGGCGGACTTCTTCACCGAGCGCAGCGCCAAGGCTCCGGGCGGGCCCCGCATGCTGGCGCAGGTGCTGGAGTCGGTGGACCAGTGCACCTCGCTGAAGGAGGCCCAGGGCAAGAGCGTCGAGTCCTTCCTCGACCAGCGCGCCACGCCCAAGGCCCCGGAGGCGCCGAAGACGCGCTGA
- a CDS encoding dienelactone hydrolase family protein: MRQGRSTDPDVREVQVEASGVALGGSLGVPSGARGLVIFAHGSGSSRFSPRNRAVARALREAGLGTLLFDLLSQEEEARDEYTGELRFDIPFLARRLAAVTEWARAQPELTPLRFGYFGSSTGAAAALVAAAMHPDLIRAVVSRGGRPDLAGPVLQRVQAPTLLLVGAKDIGVVELNEEALSRLEGLKDIHIVPGATHLFEEPGALEEVAHVAAEWFSRYLGGGLAEAHV, from the coding sequence ATGAGACAGGGAAGGAGCACGGACCCGGACGTGCGAGAGGTGCAGGTGGAGGCGAGCGGCGTGGCGCTGGGAGGAAGCCTCGGCGTGCCCTCCGGCGCGCGGGGCCTGGTCATCTTCGCGCACGGCAGCGGCAGCAGCCGCTTCAGCCCGCGCAACCGCGCCGTCGCGCGAGCGCTGCGCGAGGCGGGCCTGGGCACGCTGCTGTTCGACTTGCTGAGCCAGGAGGAGGAGGCGCGTGACGAGTACACCGGCGAGCTGCGCTTCGACATCCCCTTCCTCGCGCGGCGGCTGGCGGCGGTGACGGAGTGGGCGAGGGCACAGCCGGAGCTGACGCCGCTGCGCTTCGGCTACTTCGGCTCCAGCACCGGCGCGGCGGCGGCGCTGGTGGCGGCGGCCATGCACCCGGACCTCATCCGCGCGGTGGTGTCGCGCGGCGGCCGGCCGGACCTGGCGGGTCCGGTGTTGCAGCGCGTGCAGGCCCCCACGCTCCTGCTCGTGGGCGCGAAGGACATCGGCGTGGTGGAGCTGAACGAGGAGGCGCTGTCGCGGTTGGAAGGACTGAAGGACATCCACATCGTCCCCGGCGCCACGCACCTCTTCGAGGAGCCCGGCGCGCTGGAGGAAGTCGCGCACGTGGCGGCGGAGTGGTTCTCCCGCTACCTCGGCGGGGGGCTGGCGGAGGCGCACGTATGA
- a CDS encoding enoyl-CoA hydratase — protein sequence MSDTLLTKLESGVLTLTFNRPEKKNAFTHAMYEAATNALRQAEGNADVRVVLLTGAGGVFTAGNDIGDFMEHPPAGEDSAVFRFLRALVDAPKPVLAAVDGPAVGIGTTMLLHCDYVVASERTRFTMPFVQLGLCAEGASSLLLPRMAGFALASELLLFGEPFDAATAQRAGIVNKVVPADKLQEVAAERAAALASRPAEAVRVTKQLIRGPLRAEVHAALIREGAEFVQRLASTEAQEAFMAFMSRGSKK from the coding sequence ATGTCCGACACGTTGCTGACGAAGCTGGAGTCCGGGGTCCTCACCCTCACCTTCAACCGCCCCGAGAAGAAGAACGCCTTCACGCATGCCATGTACGAGGCGGCCACCAACGCGCTGCGGCAGGCGGAAGGAAACGCCGACGTGCGCGTGGTGCTGCTCACCGGCGCGGGCGGCGTCTTCACCGCGGGCAACGACATTGGCGACTTCATGGAGCACCCGCCCGCGGGCGAGGACAGCGCGGTGTTCCGCTTCCTGCGCGCGCTGGTGGACGCGCCCAAGCCGGTGCTCGCGGCGGTGGACGGGCCGGCGGTGGGCATCGGCACGACGATGTTGCTGCACTGTGACTATGTCGTCGCCAGCGAGCGCACGCGCTTCACCATGCCCTTCGTGCAGCTCGGCCTGTGCGCGGAAGGCGCCAGCAGCCTGCTGTTGCCGCGCATGGCGGGCTTCGCGCTCGCGAGCGAGCTGCTCCTGTTCGGCGAGCCCTTCGACGCGGCCACCGCGCAGCGCGCGGGCATCGTCAACAAGGTGGTGCCCGCCGACAAGCTCCAGGAAGTGGCCGCCGAGCGCGCGGCCGCCCTGGCCTCCCGCCCCGCCGAGGCGGTGCGCGTGACGAAGCAATTGATTCGCGGGCCGCTGCGCGCCGAGGTCCACGCCGCGCTCATCCGCGAGGGCGCCGAGTTCGTCCAGCGCCTCGCCTCCACCGAAGCGCAGGAGGCCTTCATGGCCTTCATGTCGCGCGGCTCGAAGAAGTAA
- a CDS encoding lysophospholipid acyltransferase family protein gives MSQIAPVPSPEIPNPAKRQVPSEHLRRIVGTPPGRVVDLLTRIVWAFLTWLSPESRDALARFVGNLAYTLGIRRRVALENLAMAMPEKSEAERREIARGAYINMARVVVESLPSGDRLPKDWAEQGVEGVEAWEALRAHVATGKGALMVTAHFGNWELLGDMLIRWGIPLDALVRPLKGALNTRIAVNRVGCGAGLIYPKGAIQEITAAVNRGESPYMLLDQALPAKAAVFVPFFGKLASTTPAMAVAAKRTGVPVFVVMGVRNGRGGARLRLEVEGPILPPEPGECEDPITEHTARVTAALERCIRKYPDQWMWLHRRWKYQPDPTVAGKAVAALEAKG, from the coding sequence GTGTCCCAGATCGCTCCAGTGCCTTCCCCTGAAATCCCAAATCCGGCCAAGCGGCAGGTGCCGTCGGAGCACCTGCGCCGCATCGTCGGCACGCCACCCGGCAGGGTGGTGGACCTGCTCACGCGCATCGTGTGGGCGTTCCTGACATGGCTGTCGCCGGAGTCTCGTGACGCGCTTGCTCGCTTCGTGGGGAACCTGGCGTACACGCTGGGCATCCGCCGCCGCGTGGCGCTGGAGAACCTGGCCATGGCGATGCCGGAGAAGAGCGAGGCGGAGCGGCGGGAGATTGCGCGCGGCGCGTACATCAACATGGCGCGCGTGGTGGTGGAGTCACTGCCAAGCGGCGACCGGCTTCCGAAGGACTGGGCCGAGCAGGGTGTGGAAGGCGTGGAGGCGTGGGAGGCGCTGAGGGCGCACGTGGCCACGGGGAAGGGCGCGTTGATGGTGACGGCGCACTTCGGCAACTGGGAGCTCTTGGGCGACATGCTGATTCGCTGGGGGATTCCGCTGGATGCGCTGGTGCGGCCGCTGAAGGGGGCGCTCAACACGCGCATCGCGGTGAACCGGGTGGGCTGTGGCGCGGGGCTCATCTACCCGAAGGGAGCCATTCAAGAAATCACGGCGGCGGTGAACCGCGGCGAGTCGCCGTACATGCTGCTGGACCAGGCGTTGCCGGCGAAGGCGGCGGTGTTCGTTCCGTTCTTCGGGAAGCTGGCGTCGACGACACCGGCGATGGCGGTGGCGGCGAAGCGCACGGGAGTGCCGGTGTTCGTGGTGATGGGCGTGCGCAACGGGCGCGGCGGAGCGCGGCTGCGGCTGGAAGTGGAAGGGCCGATTCTCCCGCCCGAGCCGGGTGAGTGCGAGGACCCGATTACCGAGCACACGGCTCGCGTGACGGCGGCGCTGGAGCGCTGCATCCGCAAGTACCCGGACCAGTGGATGTGGCTGCACCGGCGGTGGAAGTACCAGCCGGACCCGACGGTTGCCGGCAAGGCGGTGGCCGCGCTCGAAGCGAAGGGCTGA